One Chitinivibrionales bacterium DNA window includes the following coding sequences:
- a CDS encoding DEAD/DEAH box helicase encodes MLNTAEFLERLKRLPFFENQIVHVNTIPEREPVYGDLDGGMDSAVFAALQKRGVIRLYSHQAEAVGQVRKGNNVVVVTATASGKTLCYTIPVVESIRSDSSATMLFLYPTKALAQDQLRGLSSLQESESDISFIAGTYDGDTPANLRRKLRDSAHIILSNPDMLHQGILPQHARWNRFFTHLRYIVIDEIHAYRGIFGSHLSNVMRRLRRICAHYGSSPQFICSSATIANPGEHAERICGVPMKLVDNDGSPRGSKQFVLWNPPPLKTAATGDNTNWRAGGDRRSPVGDAVSLITTLVKERVQTIAFVRTRLAAELIYKSCRDRLMPVSRKLAESVHAYRGGYLPKERREIERKLAAKKIMAVASTSALELGIDIGSLDVCILVGYPGTIASLWQRSGRAGRGRGESMVFLMGQNAPMDQYLMTYSDYLFKQNPEHAVVDADNPHIVVGHLKCAANELPLSDENTEVFGPYAQPVLELLEEDNEVSHIDKNWYWSTSEYPAASVNLRNIAGPVYTIQEQAENERIIGTLDEISALSQLHDHAVYLHGADTYFVNKLDIHRKIAFVERKDLDYYTQAVTVSQIQLDSKEIEEPWHDGVLGFGEVTVTTTTPMFKKIKFHSRDSLGFEKLELPPQSLETVAFWFAPPQRVVDLMLKKRLLVGEALIGIANVLVEVAPFFVMCDQQDIGTVVDARNLNRDALFFHDKYPGGMGYARRCLEQFDDIITTIRDVIANCACDDGCPSCVGSAVPQTAMTDMDNAVRGRIPNKGAAGFMLDFILKKGKFR; translated from the coding sequence ATGCTTAATACCGCAGAATTTCTCGAGCGCCTGAAGCGCCTTCCGTTTTTTGAAAATCAGATCGTGCATGTTAACACCATTCCTGAGAGGGAACCGGTATATGGGGATCTTGACGGAGGAATGGATTCTGCTGTTTTTGCAGCATTGCAGAAACGGGGGGTAATCCGGCTCTATTCTCATCAGGCCGAAGCTGTCGGTCAGGTTCGCAAGGGGAATAATGTCGTTGTCGTTACGGCAACGGCATCGGGTAAAACCTTATGCTACACAATACCAGTGGTCGAATCGATCCGTTCGGACAGCAGTGCGACCATGCTTTTTTTGTATCCAACCAAGGCATTAGCCCAGGATCAGCTTCGGGGATTGAGTTCACTGCAGGAAAGCGAGTCTGATATTTCTTTTATTGCCGGTACCTACGATGGCGATACTCCAGCGAATCTCCGCCGTAAACTCCGGGACAGTGCTCATATTATTCTTTCCAATCCCGACATGCTTCACCAGGGTATTTTGCCCCAGCATGCACGATGGAACCGGTTTTTCACCCATCTCAGGTACATTGTCATTGATGAAATACATGCCTATCGAGGAATTTTCGGTTCTCACCTTTCCAATGTGATGCGCCGGTTGCGGCGAATTTGTGCACATTATGGGTCATCACCCCAGTTCATATGCTCTTCAGCGACAATCGCTAATCCTGGAGAGCATGCAGAAAGAATCTGTGGCGTTCCCATGAAGCTCGTTGATAACGACGGTTCTCCGCGAGGCTCAAAACAATTCGTGCTGTGGAATCCTCCTCCATTGAAAACCGCAGCTACCGGTGACAACACCAACTGGCGGGCAGGAGGGGATCGGCGAAGTCCGGTCGGTGATGCGGTTTCGTTGATAACTACCCTTGTTAAGGAAAGGGTACAGACCATTGCCTTTGTACGGACCAGACTTGCCGCCGAACTCATTTATAAAAGCTGTCGTGACCGCCTGATGCCGGTTTCGAGAAAGCTTGCCGAATCGGTTCATGCATACCGGGGAGGATATCTTCCCAAGGAACGGCGCGAAATCGAACGGAAACTTGCTGCAAAGAAGATCATGGCGGTGGCAAGTACCAGCGCGCTGGAATTGGGCATCGATATCGGCAGCCTGGATGTCTGTATTCTGGTGGGATATCCCGGTACGATTGCGAGTTTGTGGCAGCGCTCCGGACGGGCCGGGCGGGGAAGAGGGGAGTCGATGGTTTTCCTGATGGGACAGAATGCTCCCATGGACCAGTATCTCATGACCTATTCCGATTACCTGTTCAAACAAAATCCCGAGCATGCGGTTGTTGACGCCGATAATCCCCATATCGTGGTGGGTCATCTGAAATGCGCCGCTAATGAACTCCCCCTCAGTGATGAAAATACCGAGGTGTTTGGTCCGTATGCCCAGCCGGTACTCGAGCTTCTGGAAGAAGATAATGAAGTCTCTCATATCGATAAGAACTGGTACTGGTCCACCTCGGAGTACCCTGCTGCATCGGTAAACCTGCGCAATATCGCCGGGCCCGTATATACGATTCAGGAACAGGCGGAAAATGAGCGGATTATTGGAACACTCGATGAGATCAGTGCACTCTCCCAGCTTCACGATCATGCGGTCTATCTTCACGGCGCCGACACCTATTTTGTTAACAAACTGGATATCCATCGGAAAATCGCGTTCGTGGAACGCAAAGATCTCGATTATTATACACAGGCGGTCACTGTCTCACAGATACAACTCGACAGTAAAGAGATAGAAGAGCCGTGGCATGACGGCGTATTGGGATTTGGTGAAGTGACGGTTACCACTACCACTCCCATGTTCAAGAAAATCAAATTTCACTCCCGAGACAGTCTGGGATTCGAAAAACTGGAGCTTCCCCCGCAATCGCTGGAGACCGTGGCGTTCTGGTTTGCCCCGCCACAGCGGGTCGTTGATCTTATGCTCAAAAAACGCCTGCTGGTTGGTGAGGCCCTTATCGGGATTGCCAATGTACTGGTTGAAGTCGCTCCCTTCTTTGTCATGTGCGATCAGCAGGATATCGGGACTGTCGTGGATGCCCGCAATCTCAACCGTGACGCGCTCTTTTTTCATGATAAGTATCCCGGCGGTATGGGATACGCCCGGCGATGTCTGGAGCAGTTCGACGATATTATTACAACTATTAGGGATGTAATTGCGAATTGCGCATGTGATGACGGTTGCCCGTCGTGCGTCGGTTCGGCGGTTCCGCAAACTGCCATGACCGATATGGACAATGCGGTACGGGGGAGAATTCCCAACAAAGGAGCGGCGGGGTTTATGCTCGACTTCATTTTAAAAAAAGGAAAATTCAGGTAA
- the acs gene encoding acetate--CoA ligase, whose translation MSEKRKFPPPEELKKIAHISNLEQYQEMYDRSINDPDGFWMEQAETLDWFKKPTKVREYNWDTKGRNVNHTWFADGDLNVSYNCLDRHLKDRGDKAALIWQGDEPDEEKTITFKQLHEDVCKFANVLKGLGVKKGDRVCIYLGMVTELPVAMLACTRIGAIHSIVFGGFSADSLRDRINDSQCKILITANVSKRAGKDVLLKQIADEAVKDTPSIEKVIVIQRTDSECAMTEGRDVFYGDVMKDASAECEAEHINAEDTLFILYTSGSTGKPKGVVHTTAGYLLYTSLTHKYIFDIHEDDIYCCAADIGWITGHSYIVYGPLCNGTTSVMFESTPMYPDAGRYWQMIDKFKITQFYTAPTAIRALIRQGDQWPAKYDMSSLKVLGSVGEPINPEAWMWYYEKVGKGRCPIVDTWWQTETGGILISPLPGATPLKPGSANRPFFGVEPVILRDDSSEAEKNEGGKLCIKKPWPSMMRTTWGDHDRFMDVYFSMYENLYFTGDGCRVDEEGDYWLMGRIDDVVNVSGHRIGTAEVESALVSHSKVSEAAVAPMPHEIKGQGLYAYVTLVDGVTESEELKKELVKHVRKEIGPIAAPDKIQFAPSLPKTRSGKIMRRILRKIAEGVSDRGTLGDTSTLADPSVVDSLIEGRQ comes from the coding sequence ATGAGTGAAAAACGCAAATTTCCGCCGCCGGAAGAACTCAAGAAGATTGCACACATTTCGAATTTGGAACAGTATCAGGAAATGTATGATCGTTCGATCAACGATCCTGATGGATTCTGGATGGAACAGGCAGAGACACTGGACTGGTTTAAAAAGCCAACGAAAGTACGCGAGTACAATTGGGATACCAAAGGACGAAATGTAAATCACACCTGGTTTGCAGATGGTGATTTGAATGTATCTTACAACTGCCTCGACCGTCATCTAAAAGATCGTGGTGACAAAGCTGCGCTTATATGGCAGGGCGATGAACCCGATGAAGAGAAAACTATCACCTTCAAGCAGCTTCATGAAGATGTCTGCAAATTCGCCAACGTACTCAAAGGTCTCGGCGTGAAAAAAGGCGATCGTGTTTGTATCTATCTTGGCATGGTAACCGAGCTTCCTGTAGCGATGCTCGCCTGTACCCGTATCGGTGCAATCCATTCGATCGTTTTTGGTGGATTCAGTGCTGATTCGCTTCGTGACCGGATCAACGATTCCCAGTGTAAAATTCTTATCACCGCCAATGTTTCGAAACGTGCGGGTAAGGATGTTCTTCTGAAGCAGATTGCTGATGAAGCTGTTAAAGATACGCCGAGCATCGAAAAAGTGATCGTTATTCAGAGAACCGATTCCGAATGTGCCATGACCGAAGGTCGTGACGTTTTCTACGGCGATGTTATGAAAGATGCATCGGCCGAGTGTGAAGCCGAACACATCAATGCAGAAGATACTCTCTTTATTCTCTATACTTCAGGTTCAACCGGCAAGCCCAAGGGTGTTGTCCACACAACCGCAGGCTACCTTCTCTACACAAGCCTGACCCATAAATATATCTTCGATATTCACGAAGATGACATTTACTGCTGTGCCGCCGATATCGGTTGGATAACCGGTCACAGCTACATTGTCTATGGTCCGCTCTGCAACGGTACGACCTCGGTAATGTTCGAGAGCACACCGATGTATCCTGATGCAGGACGGTACTGGCAGATGATCGACAAATTCAAGATTACTCAATTCTACACTGCGCCTACCGCTATTCGTGCACTGATTCGTCAGGGCGACCAGTGGCCGGCAAAATATGACATGAGCAGCCTGAAAGTGCTCGGTTCAGTTGGTGAGCCGATCAATCCTGAGGCATGGATGTGGTACTATGAAAAGGTCGGTAAAGGCCGCTGTCCGATTGTGGACACCTGGTGGCAGACCGAAACCGGTGGTATCCTCATTTCGCCGCTTCCCGGAGCGACGCCGCTCAAACCCGGTAGCGCCAACCGTCCGTTCTTCGGTGTTGAACCGGTGATCCTTCGTGATGACAGCAGTGAAGCCGAAAAAAATGAAGGCGGCAAGCTCTGTATCAAGAAGCCATGGCCTTCGATGATGCGTACCACCTGGGGTGATCATGATCGGTTTATGGATGTTTATTTCAGCATGTATGAGAATCTCTATTTCACCGGTGACGGCTGCCGTGTTGATGAAGAGGGTGATTACTGGTTGATGGGCCGTATTGATGACGTTGTAAACGTATCGGGTCATCGTATCGGTACTGCTGAAGTTGAAAGTGCGCTTGTCAGCCACAGCAAAGTATCTGAAGCTGCTGTTGCTCCCATGCCCCACGAGATTAAGGGACAGGGACTCTATGCCTACGTAACTCTTGTTGACGGTGTCACCGAAAGCGAAGAACTGAAAAAAGAGCTTGTCAAACATGTCCGTAAGGAGATTGGTCCGATTGCAGCTCCTGATAAAATTCAGTTTGCACCATCACTGCCCAAGACACGTTCCGGTAAGATCATGCGTCGTATTCTCCGCAAAATAGCCGAAGGTGTGAGCGACAGAGGAACTCTGGGCGACACATCTACACTTGCAGATCCTTCGGTAGTCGATTCTCTTATCGAAGGTCGTCAGTAG
- a CDS encoding MFS transporter — translation MADQKVQNRWLVVVGAVLVQLCLGAIYAWSVFTKKITVPLAEGGEYGFSATQAAWIFSAGLATFAIVMVLVGPWAKKEPRKATMLGGFVLGLGYILGGFFGSSFAAQFICIGVIGGAGIGIAYVVPIAVGLKWFPDKKGMIAGLGVAGFGFGATIWVKLAGSWFGGLLNTTSFFGLPGVQSVFLIYGIIFALVVLIGSLVMIDPPEGYLPTGWEPPSAASGKPGTVDMTSKEMLGTPQYYMLLLMFTGSGLAGLMVIYCIRLFGIDALQASGVATAQSAATIAGTAMAWYAIFNGLGRIVWGTVSDKIGRKMALFAMCLLQGIIMLLFLKMGGTVIGLIVGASVIGFNFGGNFSLFPTATSDFFGTKNLGPNYGWVFLAYAIAGIAGPQVAGFFKDAAAKSGAGVEAWRQPFIIASVACLIAAGIALALKPPKKA, via the coding sequence ATGGCTGATCAAAAGGTACAAAACCGGTGGCTTGTCGTAGTGGGCGCAGTACTTGTCCAACTGTGCCTCGGAGCTATCTATGCATGGAGTGTATTTACTAAAAAGATTACGGTTCCACTTGCGGAAGGCGGAGAATATGGATTCTCTGCAACGCAGGCTGCCTGGATTTTTTCTGCAGGACTGGCAACTTTTGCTATTGTTATGGTTCTTGTAGGACCATGGGCAAAAAAAGAACCCCGGAAAGCAACGATGCTCGGGGGATTTGTTTTGGGTTTGGGTTACATACTTGGAGGATTTTTTGGAAGCAGTTTTGCTGCCCAGTTTATCTGCATCGGAGTTATCGGCGGTGCGGGTATCGGTATAGCCTATGTTGTGCCCATTGCAGTCGGACTCAAATGGTTCCCCGACAAAAAAGGGATGATCGCGGGCCTTGGTGTCGCCGGATTCGGTTTCGGTGCAACGATCTGGGTTAAACTCGCCGGTTCCTGGTTCGGTGGCCTTTTAAATACAACCAGTTTTTTTGGTCTTCCCGGTGTTCAGAGCGTTTTCCTGATCTATGGGATTATCTTTGCCTTGGTCGTTTTAATTGGGAGTCTGGTGATGATTGATCCGCCGGAGGGATATTTGCCGACGGGATGGGAACCGCCTTCTGCAGCTTCAGGCAAACCTGGGACAGTCGACATGACCAGTAAAGAGATGCTCGGTACCCCGCAGTATTATATGCTTCTTCTCATGTTCACCGGATCCGGCCTTGCCGGTCTGATGGTCATCTACTGTATCCGTCTCTTTGGTATCGATGCTCTTCAGGCAAGCGGTGTTGCAACAGCTCAAAGTGCTGCAACGATCGCTGGAACCGCAATGGCCTGGTATGCCATATTCAACGGCCTGGGAAGAATCGTCTGGGGAACTGTCTCCGATAAAATCGGCCGTAAGATGGCCCTTTTCGCCATGTGTCTGCTTCAGGGGATAATCATGCTCCTTTTTCTGAAAATGGGCGGAACGGTTATCGGCTTGATAGTGGGAGCAAGCGTCATCGGATTTAATTTTGGTGGTAATTTCTCACTCTTTCCAACGGCAACCTCAGATTTCTTCGGAACGAAAAACCTCGGTCCCAACTACGGATGGGTATTTCTGGCATACGCTATTGCCGGTATTGCCGGTCCGCAGGTTGCCGGTTTTTTCAAAGATGCCGCCGCCAAATCGGGCGCGGGAGTTGAGGCTTGGCGACAACCTTTTATCATCGCATCAGTTGCCTGCCTTATCGCTGCAGGAATTGCACTTGCGCTGAAACCGCCGAAAAAAGCATAA
- the gcvT gene encoding glycine cleavage system aminomethyltransferase GcvT has translation MKKTALYEKHVDLGAKMAPFGGFEMPIQYKGIIKEHEAARDAAALFDTCHMGEIQISGPAACSDLNRITTCDVPGCAVGRCRNGFMCNERGGVIDDLIIYRFDENDFMMVVNAGTQDSDLKWIQSRVSADTKVEKIPYAKLDLQGPKSPPIMQKVVDCDLSDMKSYTHRTCKINSHTVLISRTGYTGEIGFELYCEQDAAPGIWNMLIKLGAEPAGLGARDTLRLEMCFPLFGHEMDEHRNPGEMGFGKLIDCSKEFVGSSVVCDKSRHKQSLVAIEFDGRRAARHGDKIIDPSGKETGIITSGSYSPSLQKAIALGYVSPEQASPGTKIIARGERNELAGSIVEKPFYKRATRWKKIIDFF, from the coding sequence ATGAAAAAAACAGCATTATATGAAAAACATGTCGATCTCGGCGCTAAAATGGCCCCCTTTGGAGGATTTGAAATGCCGATACAGTACAAAGGCATTATTAAAGAGCATGAAGCGGCCCGCGATGCTGCCGCCCTGTTCGATACCTGCCATATGGGAGAAATACAAATTTCGGGCCCCGCGGCCTGTTCCGACCTGAATCGGATCACGACCTGCGATGTTCCCGGTTGTGCTGTAGGCCGATGCCGCAATGGATTTATGTGTAATGAACGTGGCGGGGTTATCGACGATCTCATCATCTATCGCTTCGACGAGAATGATTTTATGATGGTGGTCAATGCAGGAACACAGGATTCCGACCTGAAATGGATTCAATCGCGGGTATCGGCGGATACGAAGGTTGAAAAGATCCCTTATGCCAAACTCGATCTTCAGGGCCCGAAATCTCCTCCGATCATGCAGAAAGTGGTAGACTGCGATTTGTCGGATATGAAATCGTATACACACCGAACGTGCAAAATCAATAGCCACACAGTTCTTATCAGCCGGACCGGCTATACCGGAGAAATCGGCTTTGAGCTTTATTGCGAGCAGGATGCTGCTCCGGGCATCTGGAATATGCTCATAAAATTGGGGGCAGAACCAGCAGGTCTCGGTGCCCGGGATACACTCCGGCTCGAGATGTGTTTTCCTCTCTTTGGTCACGAAATGGATGAACATCGCAATCCCGGAGAGATGGGATTCGGTAAGTTGATCGACTGCTCCAAAGAGTTTGTCGGCAGCTCAGTCGTTTGCGATAAAAGCAGACATAAGCAGAGCCTTGTTGCAATCGAATTCGATGGCCGGCGGGCGGCTCGTCATGGCGACAAAATAATCGACCCCTCCGGAAAAGAAACAGGAATAATAACCAGTGGCTCTTATTCGCCTTCATTACAAAAAGCCATAGCCCTGGGTTATGTATCCCCGGAGCAGGCTTCGCCCGGCACCAAAATAATCGCCCGGGGTGAACGCAATGAGTTAGCAGGCTCAATTGTCGAAAAGCCCTTTTACAAAAGGGCTACCCGCTGGAAAAAAATTATCGATTTTTTTTAA
- a CDS encoding aminomethyl-transferring glycine dehydrogenase subunit GcvPA gives MAYIANTPHQQQEMLKKCGAKSMSDLFADIPAPLRLLSLDIPKGKSEFEVMRYFEELASRNYSHLTSFLGGGFYDHFIPAAVDALTGRSEFYTSYTPYQPELSQGTLQAYYEYQSHICRLTDMQVSNASLYDGGTALYEACQMAISATRRRKIVMDGGVNPIYRKMIYSYAANLSIDFHEVPVSHGQSERHKIFELLDNDTAAVILQNPNFFGVVDDHTDIVKKCHEHGALAIQSVNPIAAALLKSPGEIGVDIATGEGQPLGIPLSFGGPYLGFMASTKKLARKMPGRIVGKTLDRNGKEGFVLTLQAREQHIRREKATSNICTNQALCALRAHIYLSLMGTQGLKKTAKLCLDKAHYAKQRIKAIPCVQVMESSPTFHEFTIRLPMDAGECVGKMIEKGFAAGFPLGRYYPGMENYLLVAVTEKRTKSEIGTFAEALEEVVCR, from the coding sequence ATGGCATACATTGCAAATACCCCTCATCAACAGCAGGAGATGCTCAAGAAATGCGGAGCAAAATCCATGAGTGATCTTTTCGCCGATATCCCCGCCCCGCTTCGGTTATTGTCGCTTGATATCCCCAAAGGCAAATCCGAATTTGAGGTTATGCGCTACTTTGAAGAGCTTGCATCCCGGAATTACTCGCATCTGACCAGTTTTTTAGGCGGGGGATTTTATGACCATTTCATTCCGGCTGCTGTTGATGCACTTACCGGACGGAGCGAGTTTTATACTTCCTATACCCCCTATCAGCCCGAGCTTTCGCAAGGCACCCTTCAAGCCTATTATGAATACCAGAGCCATATCTGCAGACTGACCGATATGCAGGTATCCAATGCATCGCTCTACGACGGCGGCACGGCTCTCTACGAAGCTTGTCAGATGGCTATCTCGGCTACCCGGCGGCGGAAAATTGTCATGGACGGCGGTGTTAATCCGATCTACCGCAAAATGATCTATTCCTACGCCGCAAATCTCTCGATCGATTTTCATGAAGTTCCGGTCAGTCACGGCCAGAGTGAACGCCACAAAATATTCGAACTTCTCGACAACGACACCGCAGCGGTAATCCTTCAAAACCCTAATTTCTTCGGGGTTGTCGACGATCACACCGACATTGTCAAGAAATGTCATGAGCATGGCGCTCTTGCTATCCAGTCGGTGAATCCCATTGCTGCGGCACTTCTTAAGTCTCCCGGTGAAATAGGTGTCGATATCGCCACTGGTGAAGGCCAGCCGCTTGGTATTCCGCTCTCGTTTGGCGGCCCCTATCTGGGATTCATGGCCTCAACAAAGAAACTCGCCCGTAAGATGCCCGGACGAATTGTCGGAAAAACACTCGACCGTAACGGCAAAGAAGGCTTTGTTCTGACACTCCAGGCCCGGGAACAGCATATCCGTCGCGAAAAAGCAACATCGAATATCTGCACCAACCAGGCATTATGCGCGTTGAGAGCACATATCTATCTGAGCCTTATGGGAACGCAGGGGCTTAAAAAGACTGCAAAACTATGCCTTGACAAAGCACACTACGCCAAACAGCGCATTAAAGCCATCCCCTGTGTGCAGGTCATGGAATCATCGCCTACCTTTCATGAATTCACCATCCGTCTGCCCATGGATGCCGGCGAATGTGTCGGGAAAATGATCGAAAAGGGCTTTGCCGCAGGATTTCCTCTTGGTCGCTATTATCCGGGAATGGAAAACTACCTGCTGGTGGCGGTAACCGAAAAAAGAACAAAATCCGAAATCGGCACGTTTGCCGAAGCACTCGAGGAGGTTGTATGTCGGTAA
- a CDS encoding aminotransferase class V-fold PLP-dependent enzyme, which yields MSVIFRKSVKERTGVNLPATDVPINIEIDEKYARSTELNLSELSELDVVRHFTELSRKNFGVDTNFYPLGSCTMKYNPKINEKIAQLAGFAELHPLLPQLRRGGMLTQGALTVLYELEGLLNEITGMDAFTLQPLAGAHGELTGMMLIAAYHKNKGNKKTEVLIPDEAHGTNPSSAATAGYAVRAVPTNAKTGALDVAKLEEMITDETAALMLTNPNTLGIFNADIAKIADIVHSHDALLYYDGANLNAVLGKFRPGDANFDVVHLNLHKTFSTPHGGGGPGSGPVGVKKHLEKFLPISRIVKRNDSTYALNYDYPDSIGYIAPFYGNFSVCLKAYAYILSLGAEGLVRVSENAVLNANYLMHSLKNHYDIPHLRTCMHEFVISAKKQVEHGIHALDIAKGLIDKGFHPPTAYFPLIVKEALMIEPTETESKETLDAFAQAMLELAQEARDNPEKLTKAPLSTPVTRLDEVRAAKDMDFADI from the coding sequence ATGTCGGTAATATTCAGAAAATCCGTTAAAGAAAGAACCGGAGTCAACCTTCCGGCAACCGACGTTCCCATTAACATAGAAATCGACGAAAAGTATGCCCGCTCTACCGAATTGAATCTCAGTGAACTTTCCGAACTCGATGTGGTTCGTCATTTCACCGAGCTTTCGAGGAAAAATTTCGGTGTGGATACTAATTTCTATCCCCTTGGTTCCTGCACCATGAAATATAACCCTAAAATCAATGAGAAAATTGCCCAGCTCGCGGGCTTCGCCGAACTCCATCCCCTTCTCCCCCAGCTTCGACGGGGCGGAATGCTGACCCAGGGAGCCCTTACCGTACTTTACGAATTGGAAGGGTTGCTTAACGAGATTACCGGTATGGATGCTTTCACGCTGCAGCCCTTGGCCGGTGCTCACGGGGAACTCACCGGAATGATGCTTATAGCCGCCTACCACAAAAACAAAGGCAATAAAAAAACCGAAGTGCTTATTCCCGATGAAGCACATGGGACGAATCCCTCGAGTGCGGCAACCGCAGGTTATGCGGTGCGTGCAGTGCCGACCAATGCAAAAACCGGGGCTCTCGATGTTGCAAAGCTCGAAGAAATGATCACCGATGAAACGGCTGCACTCATGTTGACCAACCCCAACACGCTGGGTATATTCAATGCTGATATCGCAAAAATCGCCGACATTGTTCACAGCCACGATGCACTTCTCTACTATGACGGCGCCAATCTGAATGCTGTTTTGGGCAAATTCCGTCCGGGTGACGCCAATTTCGATGTTGTTCATCTCAATCTTCATAAGACATTTTCGACTCCCCATGGTGGCGGTGGTCCCGGTTCCGGACCGGTGGGCGTGAAAAAACATCTCGAAAAATTCCTCCCGATTTCCCGTATCGTGAAAAGAAACGACAGCACCTATGCCCTCAATTATGATTACCCCGACTCTATCGGCTATATCGCTCCATTCTATGGAAATTTTTCCGTCTGTCTCAAGGCCTATGCCTATATCCTGAGCCTGGGTGCTGAAGGTCTTGTGCGGGTATCTGAAAATGCAGTGCTCAATGCAAATTATCTCATGCACAGTCTGAAAAATCATTATGATATTCCTCATCTGCGCACCTGCATGCACGAGTTTGTAATCTCGGCAAAAAAACAGGTCGAACATGGCATTCATGCCCTGGATATTGCCAAGGGACTTATCGACAAAGGATTCCATCCGCCAACAGCCTATTTCCCGCTCATCGTTAAAGAGGCACTCATGATCGAACCGACCGAAACAGAGAGCAAGGAAACGCTGGATGCATTCGCTCAGGCAATGCTTGAACTGGCACAGGAAGCCCGGGATAATCCCGAAAAGCTTACAAAAGCTCCCCTCTCAACGCCGGTAACCCGGCTGGATGAAGTCAGGGCGGCAAAGGATATGGATTTTGCCGATATATAA
- the folD gene encoding bifunctional methylenetetrahydrofolate dehydrogenase/methenyltetrahydrofolate cyclohydrolase FolD, giving the protein MAARIIDGKQVSQNIREELKKEVEKLKSEGIPPGLGVILLGDDPASQSYVRGKERTCEDLGIYSDNNHLPAETTQQELLELIHRMNNDPKIDGILVQLPLPGHCDEKTVIEAILPEKDVDGFHPVSIGRMMVGEPTFLPCTPHGIIQLLIRSGVTIEGAHAVVVGRSNIVGKPIANMLIQKKEHANATVTVCHTRTKDIASYTRQGDIIIAAAGRPNTITADMIKEGAVVIDVGVNRVEDASKKKGYRLVGDVDFDAVKEKAGLITPVPGGVGPMTITMLMYNTVESAKRRLER; this is encoded by the coding sequence ATGGCAGCCCGGATTATCGACGGCAAACAGGTATCGCAGAATATTCGTGAAGAACTCAAAAAGGAAGTCGAAAAGCTAAAATCAGAGGGAATACCCCCCGGATTGGGCGTTATCCTTTTAGGAGACGACCCGGCATCACAATCCTACGTGCGGGGAAAAGAACGTACCTGTGAAGACCTCGGGATTTATTCGGATAACAATCATCTTCCTGCCGAAACTACTCAGCAGGAGCTTCTGGAGCTTATCCACCGGATGAATAATGATCCTAAAATCGACGGGATCCTTGTCCAACTGCCGCTGCCGGGGCACTGTGATGAAAAAACAGTCATTGAAGCAATCCTTCCGGAGAAAGATGTCGATGGGTTTCATCCTGTCTCAATCGGCCGTATGATGGTTGGTGAACCCACATTCCTTCCCTGTACCCCTCACGGTATTATCCAGCTCCTTATCCGCAGTGGGGTCACCATTGAAGGAGCTCATGCTGTGGTGGTTGGAAGAAGCAATATTGTCGGTAAGCCGATCGCCAACATGCTGATTCAGAAAAAAGAGCACGCCAACGCCACGGTGACCGTCTGTCATACCCGGACAAAAGACATAGCTTCATACACACGGCAGGGTGATATCATTATCGCCGCAGCAGGAAGGCCCAATACGATTACTGCCGATATGATCAAGGAAGGCGCCGTTGTAATCGATGTGGGGGTTAACCGGGTCGAAGATGCATCGAAGAAAAAGGGATACCGTCTGGTGGGCGATGTCGATTTTGATGCGGTCAAAGAAAAAGCAGGTCTGATCACTCCGGTTCCCGGCGGTGTGGGCCCCATGACCATTACCATGCTGATGTATAATACAGTCGAATCGGCGAAGCGAAGATTGGAACGCTGA